The following coding sequences are from one Candidatus Eisenbacteria bacterium window:
- the ribH gene encoding 6,7-dimethyl-8-ribityllumazine synthase, which yields MPRTFHAEPKGHGLRIGIVVARFNQAVTDALLHGAVGALTAAGVADDAIDVTVVPGAYELPLGAQRLASTGRYDAIVCLGAVVRGGTPHFDYVASAATLGIGEVARRFDLPVAFGVLTTDTMDQALARAGGDHGNKGHDAAVTALEMAQVLRLLNRY from the coding sequence CGAACGTTCCACGCCGAGCCCAAGGGCCACGGGCTCCGGATCGGGATCGTGGTTGCCCGCTTCAACCAGGCGGTGACCGACGCGCTCCTCCACGGCGCGGTCGGCGCGCTCACGGCTGCGGGCGTCGCCGACGACGCCATCGACGTGACCGTCGTGCCCGGCGCCTACGAGCTGCCGCTCGGCGCGCAGCGCCTCGCATCGACGGGGCGGTACGACGCAATCGTCTGCCTGGGTGCGGTCGTGCGCGGCGGCACACCGCACTTCGACTACGTTGCCTCGGCGGCGACCCTCGGGATCGGCGAGGTGGCGCGGCGCTTCGATCTCCCGGTGGCGTTCGGCGTCCTCACGACCGACACGATGGACCAGGCGCTCGCGCGCGCCGGGGGCGATCACGGCAACAAGGGGCACGACGCGGCCGTCACGGCGCTCGAGATGGCGCAGGTGCTGCGCCTCCTGAACCGGTACTGA
- the nusB gene encoding transcription antitermination factor NusB codes for MGGRRFGRELALQALYKLDMLGDAAGPGSLGLFWEHLVPEDAARGGESETFARELVEGVLAHRERIDELIAAAAEHWQLPRLSRVDLNLLRVATFELMERPDIPAAVTIDEAIEVARRFGSEDSPAFVNGVLDQIAGVVGAKDRAGRTP; via the coding sequence ATGGGGGGCCGTCGGTTCGGACGCGAGCTCGCGCTGCAGGCGCTCTACAAGCTCGACATGCTGGGCGACGCGGCCGGGCCGGGGTCGCTCGGCCTCTTCTGGGAGCACCTGGTTCCGGAGGACGCCGCGCGCGGCGGCGAGAGCGAGACGTTCGCACGCGAGCTCGTCGAGGGAGTGCTGGCCCATCGCGAGCGGATCGACGAGCTGATCGCGGCGGCCGCGGAGCACTGGCAGCTGCCGCGCCTGTCGCGGGTGGACCTCAATCTCCTGCGCGTGGCGACGTTCGAGCTGATGGAGCGCCCCGACATTCCGGCCGCCGTCACGATCGACGAGGCGATCGAAGTGGCGCGGCGATTCGGGAGCGAGGACTCGCCCGCCTTCGTCAACGGCGTGCTCGATCAGATCGCGGGCGTCGTGGGCGCAAAGGATCGGGCCGGGAGGACGCCGTGA
- the lptE gene encoding LPS assembly lipoprotein LptE, with product MTRRGVLAVWLLVSGCGYHFAGAGTTVPSGARTLSIALFGNRTREHGLEVNLRRKLAEEFRRRGPLELVSDRDGDVLLAGTIRHFSTIPVASTANSEAVQFQGVIQISFRLTERTTGRLLYENKLLQESLDFGAVNTVVVTSSPRFQRGTIDSRDLAQMTNVQLGETRRRETLDDLLELLARDIYLQSMEGF from the coding sequence GTGACACGCCGGGGCGTACTGGCCGTGTGGCTGCTCGTGAGCGGGTGCGGCTACCACTTCGCCGGCGCCGGCACGACCGTCCCGAGCGGCGCGCGCACGCTCAGCATCGCGCTCTTCGGCAACCGGACGCGCGAGCACGGGCTCGAGGTGAACCTCCGCCGCAAGCTCGCCGAGGAGTTCCGTCGCCGCGGGCCGCTGGAGCTCGTATCGGATCGCGACGGCGACGTCCTCCTCGCGGGCACCATCCGGCACTTCTCCACCATTCCGGTGGCGTCGACCGCCAACTCGGAGGCCGTGCAGTTCCAGGGCGTCATCCAGATCAGCTTCCGCCTGACGGAGCGTACGACGGGCCGCCTGCTCTACGAGAACAAGCTGCTGCAGGAGAGCCTCGACTTCGGAGCGGTCAACACCGTGGTCGTGACCAGCTCGCCGCGCTTCCAGCGCGGCACGATCGACTCGCGCGACCTCGCCCAGATGACGAACGTGCAGCTGGGCGAGACCCGCCGCCGCGAGACGCTCGACGATCTGCTCGAGCTGCTGGCGCGCGACATCTACCTCCAGAGCATGGAGGGGTTCTGA
- the holA gene encoding DNA polymerase III subunit delta: MLERGLDRLRARVVGSGRTDAVAVVWGDDPDERVSAALVDLASPSLFGGVSLLVVRRAEALAAAQDDEVLALLPRLGDGARLVLVAKALDQRRRLHATCAKGGAALGFSRLPDLRAAGGWVTALARERGHAIAAPAIEMLLARVGVDCARLDDEIEKLSLHVGPRATIEQRHVEDLVAASRAHAIEELTDRLARRDAAGAIRTLRGLVASGEPPIRVLAFLAANLRRALHVAELMAMGLREEEIAARLGMPAWLVGRNARRGAPADLERALDVLLELDAALKSSRPEAAVFERSLLAIAGAA, encoded by the coding sequence CTGCTCGAGCGCGGCCTCGATCGCCTGCGCGCGCGCGTGGTCGGGTCCGGCCGCACCGACGCCGTCGCCGTCGTGTGGGGCGACGACCCGGACGAGCGGGTGTCCGCGGCGCTCGTCGACCTCGCGTCGCCGTCGCTCTTCGGCGGCGTCTCGCTCCTCGTCGTGCGGCGGGCCGAAGCCCTGGCGGCCGCGCAGGACGACGAGGTGCTGGCGTTGCTCCCACGCCTCGGCGACGGGGCGCGCCTGGTGCTCGTCGCGAAGGCGCTCGATCAGCGCCGACGTCTGCACGCGACCTGTGCGAAGGGCGGAGCCGCGCTCGGGTTTTCGCGCTTGCCGGACCTGCGAGCCGCGGGCGGCTGGGTGACGGCGCTGGCGCGCGAGCGCGGTCACGCGATCGCGGCGCCCGCGATCGAGATGCTGCTCGCGCGCGTCGGCGTCGATTGCGCGCGTCTCGACGACGAGATCGAGAAGCTCTCCCTCCACGTCGGCCCGCGTGCGACGATCGAGCAGCGCCACGTGGAAGACCTCGTCGCCGCGAGCCGGGCCCACGCGATCGAGGAGCTGACCGATCGCCTCGCGCGACGTGATGCCGCAGGCGCCATTCGCACGCTGCGCGGGCTCGTCGCCTCCGGCGAACCGCCGATCCGTGTCCTCGCGTTCCTGGCCGCGAACCTGCGTCGCGCGCTCCACGTGGCGGAGCTGATGGCCATGGGGCTCCGCGAGGAGGAGATCGCGGCCCGTCTCGGCATGCCCGCCTGGCTCGTCGGCCGCAACGCGCGGCGCGGCGCGCCGGCGGACCTGGAACGTGCGCTCGACGTGCTGCTCGAGCTGGACGCCGCCCTCAAGTCGTCACGACCGGAGGCCGCGGTTTTCGAGCGGAGCCTGCTGGCGATCGCCGGCGCGGCCTGA
- the rpsT gene encoding 30S ribosomal protein S20, with translation MVGRAPVAQHASALKRHRQSEKRRVRNKALKTRLRHEVRSARELVDQKAAAARDAVAAATRALDKAVSKGLIHRNTAARKISRLARAAHALKG, from the coding sequence GTGGTAGGTCGCGCCCCCGTGGCTCAGCATGCATCTGCATTGAAGCGGCACCGCCAGAGCGAAAAGCGGCGGGTCCGGAACAAGGCCCTCAAGACCCGGCTCCGGCACGAGGTCCGCTCCGCGCGCGAGCTGGTCGACCAGAAGGCCGCCGCTGCGCGCGACGCCGTCGCCGCAGCGACGCGGGCCCTCGACAAGGCCGTCAGCAAGGGGCTGATCCACCGCAACACCGCCGCGCGCAAGATCTCGCGTCTCGCGCGCGCGGCCCACGCCCTGAAGGGCTGA
- the mazG gene encoding nucleoside triphosphate pyrophosphohydrolase — translation MADATTTRALGRLVDIMARLRAPGGCPWDREQTPQTLRPYLLEETYEVLDAIEHGSPAALRDELGDLLLQIVFHAEIAREAGQFTIADVATAIADKLERRHPHVFGDVRVGGADDVMRNWQTIKAEERRAGGGDAGVLGGVPRALPALARAQKVGDRLSHVGFDWRDVGAVLEVLDDERAELAAALAAGDTVAARREVGDLLLTLASVARHLDVSAELALGEATDRLAARVRHVEQAAAAAGRTLAALDPDERDRLWRDAKTATDAVSRKSASQV, via the coding sequence ATGGCCGATGCCACGACGACACGCGCGCTGGGCCGACTGGTCGACATCATGGCGCGCCTGCGCGCGCCCGGGGGTTGTCCCTGGGATCGCGAGCAGACGCCGCAGACCCTGCGCCCCTACCTCCTCGAGGAGACGTACGAGGTGCTCGACGCGATCGAGCACGGCAGCCCCGCGGCACTGCGCGACGAGCTCGGCGATCTCCTCCTCCAGATCGTCTTCCACGCCGAGATCGCGCGCGAGGCGGGGCAGTTCACGATCGCCGACGTGGCGACGGCGATCGCCGACAAGCTCGAGCGCCGCCACCCGCACGTCTTCGGCGACGTCCGGGTCGGGGGCGCAGACGACGTGATGCGGAACTGGCAGACGATCAAGGCCGAGGAGCGCCGCGCGGGCGGCGGCGACGCCGGCGTGCTGGGCGGCGTGCCGCGCGCGCTACCGGCCCTCGCCCGCGCGCAGAAGGTGGGCGACCGCCTCTCGCACGTGGGCTTCGACTGGCGCGACGTCGGTGCCGTGCTGGAAGTCCTCGACGACGAGCGGGCCGAGCTGGCCGCGGCCCTGGCGGCGGGCGACACGGTCGCGGCGCGGCGCGAGGTGGGCGATCTCCTGCTGACGCTCGCGAGCGTGGCGCGTCACCTCGACGTGTCCGCCGAGCTGGCGCTCGGCGAGGCGACCGACCGGCTGGCAGCCCGCGTGCGCCATGTCGAGCAGGCCGCGGCCGCCGCCGGCCGGACGCTCGCCGCGCTCGATCCGGACGAGCGGGATCGCTTGTGGCGTGACGCGAAGACGGCGACCGATGCCGTGTCGCGAAAGTCCGCGTCGCAAGTTTGA
- the grxC gene encoding glutaredoxin 3 has product MARVEIYTAPSCPYCVQAKRLLAERGIPYEEFDVAGDAELRAGMMERSGRRTVPQIFIDGRSIGGFEELAALDAAGELGGLTGAS; this is encoded by the coding sequence ATGGCTCGCGTCGAGATCTACACGGCCCCGTCGTGTCCGTATTGCGTACAAGCGAAGCGCCTGCTCGCCGAGCGCGGGATCCCGTACGAGGAGTTCGACGTCGCCGGCGACGCCGAGCTGCGAGCAGGCATGATGGAGCGCAGCGGGCGGCGGACGGTGCCGCAGATATTCATCGACGGCCGGTCGATCGGGGGGTTCGAGGAGCTGGCGGCGCTCGACGCGGCGGGTGAGCTCGGCGGGCTCACCGGCGCGAGCTGA
- a CDS encoding TIGR04282 family arsenosugar biosynthesis glycosyltransferase, translated as MAKHPTPGRVKTRLAAAIGAVAACRLYRAFVRDLARRLGKGGFGVWWAFTPARAPFRSLVATPRCFPQRGRDLGARIHHALAHVARETGAPAIALGADAPHVPLRALARASRALAAGGDVVLGPARDGGYYLIGVRRPARAAFEGIPWSTDRVLGATRRRCRALGLRLVEVAPSFDVDDEHDLRALARLIARRPHEFPATRAALRRLGLTRRGGWLRPGASPSSGCARR; from the coding sequence CTGGCGAAGCATCCCACCCCGGGCCGCGTGAAGACGCGTCTCGCCGCCGCGATCGGGGCCGTGGCGGCGTGCCGCCTCTACCGAGCCTTCGTGCGCGATCTCGCACGACGCCTCGGCAAGGGGGGATTCGGTGTCTGGTGGGCGTTCACGCCCGCCCGCGCGCCGTTCCGGTCGCTGGTGGCGACGCCCCGCTGCTTCCCGCAGCGCGGCCGCGACCTCGGCGCGCGCATCCACCACGCGCTCGCGCACGTGGCGCGCGAAACCGGCGCGCCGGCCATCGCCCTCGGCGCCGACGCGCCGCATGTTCCGCTGCGAGCGCTGGCGCGGGCGTCGCGCGCCCTCGCCGCCGGTGGCGACGTCGTGCTCGGGCCTGCGCGCGACGGGGGCTACTACCTGATCGGCGTTCGCCGTCCGGCGCGTGCCGCGTTCGAGGGGATCCCGTGGAGCACCGACCGGGTGCTCGGGGCGACCCGCCGTCGCTGTCGCGCGCTCGGCCTTCGCCTCGTCGAGGTCGCGCCCTCGTTCGACGTCGACGACGAGCACGACCTGCGGGCCCTCGCGCGATTGATCGCGCGCCGGCCGCACGAGTTTCCCGCCACGCGCGCCGCCCTGCGGCGGCTCGGCCTCACTCGCCGAGGCGGATGGCTTCGGCCTGGGGCTTCCCCTTCTTCGGGTTGTGCCCGACGATGA
- a CDS encoding cold shock domain-containing protein, whose amino-acid sequence MGDIDRMLAEIRALASRGDHHTIVARYGHLDDLPEEETWSSTELLYEIGRAFGMLGNEDKVERYLLRCADLAPRRAAVFHCAIGWYFQRKKKWTKALRWYDRALQSFPTYHLCLFRRGYCLEKLHRPREAVEALARARGVWEEAGPDQRARGRGVQVQVLFHLSRVLRDLGDFDAAHEALDVCRTLDGETEPPAIRPEHLLACHGELLLRRGDQEGACNLFEQAKELDPTSSYVWERLGRVHELLGERDAAEAAYRRAISLPRGAFAYLSLGRFHTHVTHDYHAAALSLAEALRQVQSAEPIVRLEIARLQVACNRPFAAYEQVQQALACRHEGGFADGLRLAADLAERLGRPTEAAAHLRQLGRLLSDDSTLLGRAEALEGQVASVLTPPADPPLPEALAPLNDARVDMRVRDRVSGVVDRFFAEKGFGFVRYGDGQTLFFHVTQCPDGVTRIEPGTSVSFIVGHNPKKGKPQAEAIRLGE is encoded by the coding sequence ATGGGGGACATCGATCGGATGCTCGCCGAGATCCGTGCCTTGGCGAGCCGAGGCGATCATCACACGATCGTCGCCCGCTACGGGCACCTCGACGATCTGCCCGAAGAGGAGACCTGGAGCTCGACCGAGCTGCTCTACGAGATCGGCCGGGCCTTCGGGATGCTCGGCAACGAGGACAAGGTCGAGCGCTACCTGCTGCGCTGTGCCGACCTGGCGCCGCGCCGCGCCGCCGTCTTCCACTGCGCCATCGGCTGGTACTTCCAGCGCAAGAAGAAGTGGACCAAGGCGCTGCGCTGGTACGATCGCGCGCTCCAGTCCTTCCCCACCTACCACCTCTGTCTGTTCCGGCGCGGCTACTGCCTCGAGAAGCTCCACCGCCCGCGGGAAGCGGTCGAAGCGCTCGCCCGAGCCCGCGGGGTCTGGGAGGAGGCGGGCCCGGACCAGCGTGCACGCGGGCGCGGCGTCCAGGTTCAGGTGCTGTTCCACCTCTCGCGCGTGCTTCGCGATCTCGGCGACTTCGACGCGGCGCACGAAGCGCTCGACGTCTGCCGGACGCTCGACGGCGAGACCGAGCCGCCGGCGATCCGTCCGGAGCACCTGCTCGCATGCCATGGGGAGCTGCTCCTGCGCCGCGGCGATCAGGAAGGCGCCTGCAACCTCTTCGAGCAGGCGAAGGAGCTCGACCCCACCTCCAGCTACGTCTGGGAACGGCTCGGACGAGTCCACGAGCTGCTCGGCGAGCGCGACGCCGCCGAGGCGGCCTACCGGCGCGCGATCTCGCTACCGCGCGGGGCGTTCGCCTACCTCTCGCTGGGGCGCTTCCACACCCACGTGACGCACGACTACCACGCCGCCGCCCTCTCCCTCGCCGAAGCGCTCCGCCAGGTTCAGAGCGCCGAGCCCATCGTCCGGCTCGAGATCGCGCGTCTCCAGGTCGCCTGCAACCGTCCCTTCGCCGCCTACGAGCAGGTCCAGCAGGCGCTCGCGTGCCGGCACGAGGGCGGCTTCGCCGACGGGCTGCGCCTGGCCGCCGATCTGGCCGAGCGTCTGGGCCGTCCCACCGAGGCGGCCGCCCATCTGCGGCAGCTCGGACGCCTGCTCTCCGACGATTCGACGCTGCTGGGTCGCGCCGAAGCACTCGAGGGCCAGGTGGCGAGCGTTCTGACCCCGCCCGCCGACCCGCCCCTGCCCGAAGCGCTGGCACCGCTCAATGACGCGCGCGTCGACATGCGCGTGCGCGACCGCGTGAGCGGCGTCGTCGATCGGTTCTTCGCCGAGAAGGGCTTCGGGTTCGTGCGCTACGGCGACGGGCAGACGCTCTTCTTCCACGTGACGCAGTGTCCGGACGGCGTGACGCGCATCGAGCCCGGCACGTCGGTCAGCTTCATCGTCGGGCACAACCCGAAGAAGGGGAAGCCCCAGGCCGAAGCCATCCGCCTCGGCGAGTGA
- the purN gene encoding phosphoribosylglycinamide formyltransferase, with amino-acid sequence MITLGVLISGSGTNLQAIIDRIADRSLDARIGVVISNRPDVRGLERARAAGIAAEVIDHRAFADRASFETALATRLRAAGIELVVLAGFDRLVTQVLLAAFPGRIINIHPALLPAFKGLHAQRQAVEYGVRVAGATVHFVDADVDHGPIILQAAVPVDQDDTPETLTARILAVEHQIYPAAIQLFAEGRLTVEGRHVRIGGTRPPLPPPLVRRA; translated from the coding sequence GTGATCACCCTGGGCGTGCTCATCTCGGGCAGTGGGACGAACCTGCAGGCGATCATCGATCGCATCGCCGACCGCTCGCTGGATGCCCGCATCGGCGTGGTCATCTCGAACCGCCCGGACGTGCGGGGCCTTGAGCGTGCCCGCGCCGCCGGGATTGCCGCCGAGGTGATCGACCACCGCGCCTTCGCGGACCGCGCGAGCTTCGAGACGGCTCTCGCGACGCGGCTGAGGGCGGCCGGCATCGAGCTGGTCGTCCTGGCCGGCTTCGACCGGCTGGTGACCCAGGTCCTTCTGGCCGCGTTTCCCGGGCGGATCATCAACATCCACCCCGCCCTGCTGCCGGCGTTCAAGGGCCTCCACGCCCAGCGGCAGGCGGTCGAGTACGGCGTGCGTGTGGCGGGCGCCACCGTCCACTTCGTCGACGCCGACGTCGACCACGGACCCATCATTTTGCAGGCCGCCGTCCCGGTGGACCAGGACGACACGCCCGAGACGCTGACGGCGCGCATCCTCGCGGTCGAGCACCAGATCTACCCGGCCGCGATCCAGCTCTTCGCCGAGGGCCGGCTCACCGTCGAGGGGCGCCACGTGCGCATCGGCGGCACCCGGCCTCCCCTGCCCCCGCCGCTCGTCCGCCGCGCCTGA
- a CDS encoding GatB/YqeY domain-containing protein has product MPLTEEGLGADLTAAMKARDMPRVYVLRGLITAAKNLKVERRGAALAEADLVQLVRKEMRKREEAEEFATKAGRTDVVEQNRAERQLLEVYVPALLAPEELERIVRAIAGELPSPTIGAVMSALRERHAGRFDGKLASDVARRVIAGAGGA; this is encoded by the coding sequence GTGCCTCTCACCGAGGAAGGGCTGGGCGCGGATCTCACGGCCGCGATGAAGGCGCGCGACATGCCGCGCGTCTACGTGCTGCGCGGGCTGATCACGGCGGCCAAGAACCTGAAGGTCGAGCGCCGGGGCGCGGCGCTCGCCGAAGCCGACCTCGTGCAGCTCGTCCGCAAGGAGATGCGCAAGCGCGAGGAAGCCGAGGAGTTCGCGACCAAGGCCGGGCGCACCGACGTGGTCGAGCAGAACCGCGCCGAGCGGCAGTTGCTCGAGGTGTACGTGCCCGCGCTGCTCGCGCCCGAGGAGCTCGAGCGCATCGTGCGCGCGATCGCCGGCGAGCTGCCGAGCCCGACCATCGGCGCGGTCATGAGCGCGCTGCGTGAGCGGCACGCGGGACGATTCGACGGGAAGCTCGCCAGCGACGTGGCACGTCGCGTGATCGCCGGAGCCGGCGGCGCCTGA
- the greA gene encoding transcription elongation factor GreA has product MELPILAKLKKELADLRHELTFKLPKELQTAAAHGDLSENAEYEAAKHRQDFVRSRIAQLESRIRELAMYNVASIPRGVVAYGSRVTVADVDTGDEVLYRIVFPEEVDAARGHISLSSPIGRALMSKTEGDEVEVQTPSGKRTYQIMVLVTLHEQDEGTGEA; this is encoded by the coding sequence ATGGAACTGCCGATCCTGGCGAAGCTCAAGAAGGAGCTCGCGGACCTGAGGCACGAGCTCACGTTCAAGCTGCCGAAGGAGCTCCAAACCGCGGCCGCGCACGGCGATCTCTCGGAGAACGCCGAATACGAGGCGGCCAAGCACCGCCAGGACTTCGTCCGCTCGCGCATCGCGCAGCTCGAGAGTCGCATCCGCGAGCTGGCGATGTACAACGTCGCGTCGATTCCGCGTGGTGTGGTGGCCTACGGGAGCCGCGTCACCGTCGCCGACGTCGATACGGGCGACGAGGTGCTCTACCGCATCGTCTTTCCGGAAGAGGTCGACGCGGCGCGCGGGCACATCTCCCTGTCGTCGCCGATCGGTCGCGCCCTCATGAGCAAGACCGAGGGTGACGAGGTCGAGGTGCAGACGCCGAGCGGCAAGCGCACCTACCAGATCATGGTGCTCGTCACCCTGCACGAGCAGGACGAGGGCACCGGCGAGGCGTGA
- a CDS encoding galactose-1-phosphate uridylyltransferase, with translation MPTPSDRPTTSELRRDPILRRWVIIAPEHASELAPRRIAADAAAPGQCPFCPGQEAMNPIEVARVGDGAGWAVRVTPDRHPLLRIEGELGRRAVGMFDYMNAVGAHELVIDTPDHACGWADFTPAHMACLLGVYRDRSRDLRRDPRFRHILVLMNRGAAWSRFSHAHSHVVATPFAMKRVEDEMAGAREYYRRKERCAFCDQLAEERHAGTRVVAEQPGFVALAPFASEHAYEVWVLPSAHAADFGRSEDDALAPLGTLLVDVVGRLRRVLDDVPYSVVLHTGPLDQPDSVDFHWHWEIVPLLGHELGIEWATGIYSNPVPPEAAADALRRAGTEPAR, from the coding sequence ATGCCGACCCCTTCCGATCGTCCCACCACATCCGAGCTGCGGCGCGACCCGATCCTGCGCCGCTGGGTGATCATCGCGCCCGAGCACGCGAGCGAGCTCGCGCCTCGCCGCATCGCCGCCGACGCCGCCGCGCCGGGCCAGTGTCCCTTCTGTCCGGGGCAGGAGGCGATGAACCCGATCGAGGTCGCCCGGGTCGGCGACGGCGCCGGCTGGGCGGTACGCGTCACGCCCGATCGCCATCCGCTGCTGCGGATCGAGGGCGAGCTCGGCCGCCGGGCCGTCGGCATGTTCGACTACATGAACGCCGTGGGCGCGCACGAGCTGGTGATCGATACGCCCGACCACGCGTGCGGCTGGGCGGACTTCACCCCGGCACACATGGCGTGCCTGCTGGGGGTCTACCGCGACCGCTCGCGCGACCTCCGGCGCGACCCGCGCTTCCGTCACATCCTCGTGCTGATGAATCGCGGCGCCGCCTGGAGCCGCTTCTCGCACGCGCATTCCCACGTCGTCGCGACGCCGTTCGCGATGAAGCGTGTGGAGGACGAGATGGCCGGCGCGCGAGAGTACTACCGGCGCAAGGAGCGGTGCGCCTTCTGCGATCAGCTCGCCGAGGAGCGACACGCGGGAACCCGCGTCGTCGCCGAGCAGCCGGGCTTCGTCGCCCTCGCACCTTTCGCGTCCGAGCATGCTTACGAGGTGTGGGTGCTACCGTCGGCACACGCGGCGGACTTCGGCCGCAGCGAGGACGACGCCCTGGCGCCGCTCGGCACGCTGCTGGTGGACGTCGTCGGGCGCCTGCGTCGCGTGCTCGACGACGTCCCGTACAGCGTGGTGCTCCACACGGGGCCGCTCGACCAGCCCGACAGCGTGGACTTCCACTGGCACTGGGAGATCGTCCCGCTCCTCGGTCACGAGCTCGGGATCGAGTGGGCGACCGGGATCTACTCGAATCCCGTGCCGCCCGAGGCGGCGGCCGATGCGCTGCGGCGTGCCGGCACCGAGCCGGCGCGCTGA
- a CDS encoding long-chain fatty acid--CoA ligase, whose amino-acid sequence MAYANLAQMFFTRADQLADRPRYRYHDAQGWREVTWGEMRDRVRAIAAALVDDGVRPGDRVGLLSATRPEWMEIDFAILACGALTIPVYHSVLPDECGYIVANAGADRLFVENAKLRGRVEAVARDGFELDGVRRPVSIRSITTVEGTGPQTLGDLLERGRSLLGRHGAEIERRIAKLGRSDLATIVYTSGTTGPPKGVPQTHGNHLATVEATLRIGTLREGDVDFFFLPLAHSFARLLEYCGIAAGTTTAFARSIDTLIEDIPAAKPNVVPAVPRVYEKVYGRIQAKRDAGSGVQQAIFDWAVGVGRQRSELQAAGKPIPLWLQVADAIAHRLVFSRIHSVLGGNIRFMLSGGAPLARDIAEFFHAVGIPIFEGYGLTETTPALTVNHPDRYRLGTVGTVLDCCEIRIADDGEILARGANVASGYYERPDATAEAWDADGWFHTGDIGEIDADGFLRITDRKKDLLKTSGGKYVAPQKIENLLKLQPHVSQAVAIGDNRKYCTALVTLDLPEVERWAAAQGLQVDPADLHAHPAVRKLIESEVAAVNQSLASWESIKYVRILPGDFSTETGELTPSLKLKRKVIAQRYAADIESMYQ is encoded by the coding sequence GTGGCGTACGCGAACCTCGCGCAGATGTTCTTCACGCGGGCCGACCAGCTCGCCGATCGCCCGCGCTACCGCTACCACGACGCTCAGGGCTGGCGCGAGGTCACGTGGGGCGAGATGCGCGATCGCGTGCGGGCCATCGCCGCGGCGCTCGTCGACGACGGCGTGCGACCCGGCGATCGCGTCGGGCTCCTTTCGGCGACGCGACCCGAGTGGATGGAGATCGACTTCGCGATCCTCGCGTGCGGCGCGCTCACCATCCCCGTCTACCACTCCGTGCTGCCCGACGAGTGTGGCTACATCGTGGCCAACGCCGGCGCCGATCGTCTCTTCGTCGAGAACGCGAAGCTGCGCGGAAGGGTCGAGGCGGTGGCACGCGACGGCTTCGAGCTGGACGGCGTGCGCCGTCCGGTCTCGATCCGGTCCATCACGACGGTCGAGGGCACGGGTCCGCAGACGCTCGGCGATCTCCTCGAGCGCGGACGCTCGCTGCTCGGCCGCCACGGCGCCGAGATCGAGCGACGGATCGCGAAGCTCGGGCGCTCGGACCTCGCGACCATCGTCTACACGTCGGGCACGACCGGTCCGCCGAAGGGCGTCCCGCAGACGCACGGCAACCACCTGGCCACCGTCGAGGCGACGCTGCGCATCGGGACCCTGCGCGAGGGTGACGTCGACTTCTTCTTCCTGCCGCTTGCGCACTCGTTCGCCCGCCTGCTCGAGTACTGCGGCATCGCGGCCGGCACGACGACGGCCTTCGCCCGCTCGATCGACACGTTGATCGAGGACATCCCGGCGGCCAAGCCCAACGTCGTCCCCGCCGTGCCGCGCGTCTACGAGAAGGTGTACGGGCGCATCCAGGCCAAGCGCGACGCGGGAAGCGGCGTCCAGCAGGCGATCTTCGACTGGGCGGTCGGCGTCGGACGGCAGCGCAGCGAGCTGCAGGCGGCCGGCAAGCCGATCCCGCTCTGGCTGCAGGTCGCCGACGCGATCGCGCACCGCCTCGTCTTCTCGCGCATCCACTCGGTGCTGGGCGGCAACATCCGCTTCATGCTCTCGGGCGGGGCGCCGCTCGCGCGCGACATCGCCGAGTTCTTCCACGCCGTGGGCATCCCGATCTTCGAAGGGTACGGTCTCACCGAGACGACGCCGGCGCTGACGGTGAACCATCCCGACCGCTATCGCCTCGGAACCGTCGGCACGGTGCTCGACTGCTGCGAGATCCGGATCGCCGACGACGGCGAGATCCTCGCCCGCGGCGCGAACGTGGCGAGCGGCTACTACGAGCGCCCCGACGCCACCGCCGAAGCCTGGGACGCGGACGGCTGGTTCCACACCGGGGACATCGGCGAGATCGACGCCGACGGATTCCTGCGCATCACCGACCGCAAGAAGGACCTGCTCAAGACCTCGGGCGGGAAGTACGTGGCGCCGCAGAAGATCGAGAACCTGCTGAAGCTCCAGCCGCACGTCAGCCAGGCGGTCGCGATCGGCGACAACCGCAAGTACTGCACGGCTCTGGTCACCCTGGACCTCCCGGAGGTCGAGCGGTGGGCGGCGGCGCAGGGGCTCCAGGTCGACCCGGCCGACCTGCACGCCCACCCGGCCGTCCGGAAGCTGATCGAGTCCGAGGTGGCGGCAGTCAACCAAAGCCTCGCGTCCTGGGAGTCGATCAAGTACGTGCGCATCCTTCCCGGGGACTTTTCGACCGAGACCGGCGAGCTGACGCCGAGCCTGAAGCTGAAGCGCAAGGTGATCGCGCAGCGCTACGCAGCCGACATCGAGTCGATGTACCAGTAG